A portion of the Toxoplasma gondii ME49 chromosome VIIb, whole genome shotgun sequence genome contains these proteins:
- a CDS encoding WD domain, G-beta repeat-containing protein (encoded by transcript TGME49_258520) encodes MCAATVEMASQHGNEWRGDQKDTSTSQADADEDDEGPKSEDGFLLSPGATRHSQEVSEELLETQVEIMLQESATEIYFVQPSLVVLVDTEEFWRLTNRNKEYDDLAASKNLTEKYVVNHSQTLNLPQKNKEISAVPAAPVSTKVSVSPADIFDAFNAVAVPRIHELQHQWMNEAQSYMDKGLKMPGSLLDVNSTFVQLNYQFHLSSASRRVASSDTSDGSATKDVTTISLHKGYTALKTRRNDGPIAGVGSRDSSRKVGVGAGPSLLHGGNSTRSIRRHRPSIQISGSGSATDEKRGPQAAAREEISQFERLAWQIGKEAPLPRYLQNGLVIIERLLAQTRYHYQHMSYRNFSKCADPNSGVRQTNGPSIFRRLPPPDEHKRPDGLSMQMNEDENHVGQASADMVTGALTNEDHTDHESEEDSDDRNTTDDEQIPQQNCSTAKFKELFDFDGRALTSSMSVSTVNWNPGNQDLLAVAYGTSPAPRSGVPTDGWILFWSLRNPLVPERKLHTPSGVLSLHFSSFNSNLLAAGMADGHVVLWDLRKPTDQPVLQTHPVLSVQGSSRHSDAVWDVRWVDRGAEKVPREQLLSIGGDGKVYQWTMKKVMEKTTIMSMKRVVNPRTKVTWNTNGVDPKNDAVVFMYASGLCIDISGQDASTYIIGTDEGLVHRCSTSYNEQYLDTYVGHTGPINRVSYNPFDSEVFSSCSDDGTIRLWNVKHPETAVATLPPSTHYSAVTDFSWFALNCPVLAVGDKEGCSTVIKAEDEDIPRYSSLEQKERLQAVTEQQAKHWVAM; translated from the exons ATGTGTGCCGCTACAGTGGAAATGGCCAGCCAACATGGAAACGAGTGGCGAGGAGACCAAAAAGACACTTCTACTTCGCAAGCAGATGctgacgaagacgacgaaggcccCAAGAGTG AAGACGGCTTCCTGCTCAGTCCTGGAGCTACTCGACACTCACAAGAAGTTAGTGAAGAGCTGCTCGAGACGCAAGTGGAGATCATGTTGCAAGAATCAGCGACAGAAATCTACTTCGTCCAACCCAGTCTTGTGGTTCTTGTTGACACCGAGGAATTCTGGCGTCTCACCAATCGAAACAAAGAGTACGACGACCTAGCGGCATCGAAGAATCTGACAGAGAAGTATGTTGTAAATCACTCGCAGACCCTTAACCTCCCTcagaagaacaaagaaatTTCAGCAGTGCCTGCTGCGCCAGTGTCAACGAAGGTATCTGTCAGTCCCGCGGACATATTTGACGCATTCAACGCAGTCGCTGTCCCTCG TATCCACGAACTCCAACATCAGTGGATGAACGAGGCTCAGAGTTATATGGATAAAGGCCTAAAGATGCCTGGCAGCCTTTTGGATGTCAATAGCACCTTCGTGCAGCTTAACTACCAGTTCCACCTATCTTCAGCCAGTAGGCGGGTGGCCTCCAGTGATACATCGGATGGCAGCGCTACCAAGGATGTGACAACCATTTCGTTGCATAAAGGATACACGGCGCtcaagacgaggaggaatgACGGTCCCATTGCTGGCGTTGGGTCACGAGACTCCAGCAGGAAGGTTGGCGTGGGAG CTGGTCCAAGCCTCCTGCATGGAGGAAACTCGACGAGGAGCATACGAAGGCATCGACCATCCATTCAAATCAGTGGGTCGGGCTCAGCCACTGACGAGAAGCGGGGGCCGCAGGCAGCGGCTCGTGAGGAAATTTCTCAGTTTGAAAGGCTGGCTTGGCAGATAGGCAAGGAAGCGCCACTCCCACGATATCTTCAGAACGGCCTAGTGATTATCGAGAGACTGCTGGCTCAGACTCGGTATCATTACCAGCACATGTCCTACCGCAACTTCTCCAAGTGTGCGGATCCCAACAGTGGAGTTAGACAGACAAACGGGCCGTCGATCTTTCGACGTCTGCCACCTCCAGATG AGCACAAGCGACCCGACGGTCTCAGTATGCAGATGAACGAAGATGAAAACCATGTAGGGCAAGCAAGTGCAGATATGGTTACAGGGGCATTGACCAACGAGGATCACACGGACCACGagtctgaagaagacagcgatgACAGAAACACGACGGATGACGAGCAAATTCCGCAACAGAATTGCTCGACTGCAAAATTTAAAGAGCTCTTCGATTTTGACGGTCGAGCACTCACGTCTTCAATGAGTGTTTCTACTGTGAACTGGAATCCTGGAAACCAGGACTTGTTGGCGGTCGCCTACGGAACCAGTCCTGCTCCTCGATCGGGAGTACCAACCG ATGGCTGGATTCTGTTTTGGTCCTTGAGAAATCCACTCGTCCCTGAGAGGAAACTTCATACGCCCTCTGGCGTTCTTTCATTGCATTTCTCCTCCTTCAATTCGAACCTCCTTGCCGCTGGAATGGCAGACGGACACGTTGTTCTCTGGGACCTCAGAAAGCCGACCGATCAGCCAGTGCTGCAGACTCACCCAGTTCTGTCCGTGCAG GGTTCCAGCAGACACAGTGATGCCGTGTGGGATGTACGATGGGTCGATCGAGGAGCTGAAAAGGTTCCCAGAGAGCAGTTGCTCTCCATTGGAGGTGATGGCAAGGTGTATCAGTGGACGATGAAGAAAG TAATGGAAAAAACAACGATCATGTCGATGAAACGCGTCGTCAACCCCCGTACGAAAGTGACATGGAATACGAACGGCGTTGACCCGAAGAACGACGCCGTCGTTTTTATGTACGCGTCGGGGCTGTGTATTGACATCAGCGGCCAGGATGCTTCCACGTATATTATCGGAACTGATGAGGGCCTGGTCCACAGGTGTTCCACGTCCTACAACGAGCAGTACCTCGATACGTACGTTGGGCACACCGGACCCATCAACAGG GTTTCATACAATCCCTTCGATAGCGAAGTGTTTTCAAGTTGTTCCGATGATGGAACGATACGCTTGTGGAATGTGAAACATCCCGAGACAGCCGTCGCGACGCTTCCGCCTTCGACGCACTACAGTGCTGTTACCGACTTCTCTTG GTTCGCATTGAACTGCCCAGTGCTGGCTGtgggagacaaagaaggatGCTCCACTGTAATTAAggctgaagacgaagacattCCACGGTACTCATCGCtcgagcagaaggaaagactcCAAGCGGTGACTGAGCAACAAGCCAAGCATTGGGTGGCCATGTGA